From Flexistipes sp.:
AAGTTTTTCAGCCCCAACAACAAGTATGTTGTCAGCCATGCGGTTTTTGATTAATGAATCGGCCACGCCTGCAGCATATATGAAGCCGGTACATGCTGCACTCACATCAAATGCAAATCCTTTCTTTATGCCGAGCATGTGCTGAAGTCTGCATGCTCCGGACGGCATCACCGTATCAGGAGTAAATGTTGCCATAATTATGCCGTCGATATCGGCGGCATTTATATTAGCGCTTTTTAATGCCTCTTTGGCTGCTTTTGCAGCCATTTCGCAGCATGTTTCATTCTCGGCAATTCTCCGCTCCTGGATTCCCGTACGCGTGACTATCCAGTCGCTTGATGTATCCACCATCTTTTCAAGGTCTTCGTTTGTTAAAATTTTATCGGGGAAAAAAGAGCCCGTACCGGATATGCATGAATAACTGTTCATGATTCACCTTTTTTTATATGTCTTATTTTTTTGCGGGGTGTTAATCTTCGGGTTTAATTTTGCGTATTCTTTCTTTGATATTGTTCCAAAATGAGTCCGATTTGTCAACTTTTAAAAGTTCGTAAGCTTCACTTATATTTTCCTGGATATCTCTGTTTACGTTTTTGGAAGCCAGTTCATAAGCGGTTTTAATCCCGTTTTTTATTGCATTGGAATTTGAGCTTCCGTGACCTATTATTACAACCCCGTTCACACCAAGCAATGGAGCGCCCCCGTATTCCGTATAATCAGAGCGTTTTTTTATTCTGGTAAATGCCCTTTTTGCTATGAGTGCTCCGATTCTTGATATTACTGTCCGTTTCAATTCCTCTTTCAAAAGCTTTGAAATATACCATGCTGCAGACTCGCTGGCTTTAAGGGCGATGTTACCGGCAAATCCGTCGGCAACAATGACATCTGCCGTTCCCTTGTAAATGTCTTTGCCTTCAACATTACCTTTAAAGTCAATGACTCTGCAGCTTTTTAAAAGATGAAAAACGGTTTTTGTAAGCTCATTGCCTTTCATCTCCTCTTCACCGATACTCAGCAGCCCCACCTGGGGTTTTTCTACGTTCATAACTATCTTTGCATAAGCCGAGCCCATTATGGCGAACTGTAAATAGTGCAGCGGTTTGCAGTCAACATTTGCACCTACATCCAGAAGAATGGAAGGATTTTTGGCTGTAGGCAGAACAGCGCCGATTGCGGGTCTGTCAACCCCTTCCAAAGTTCTGAGAATCAGCTTTGAAGCTCCCATTATGGCACCGGTGTTTCCTGCGCTGAAGAATGCTGATGCCTCACCATTTTTAACCATCTTCAGCCCGATATGAACGGAAGATTGCTTTTTTCTTCTGACTGCATTGGACGGGATATCTTCCATTGAAATGGTTTCGTCCGCATGAACGACAAAGATATTTTTATACTGCTGTTTGTAATCTTTGGGAAGCTCCTGTTCAACCAGACGTTTGTCGCCGACCAGTATAATGTCGGCATTGTAAAGTCGAGCGGCTTCAAGAGAGCCTTTTACC
This genomic window contains:
- the plsX gene encoding phosphate acyltransferase PlsX yields the protein MRIVVDAMGGDFAPHEVVKGSLEAARLYNADIILVGDKRLVEQELPKDYKQQYKNIFVVHADETISMEDIPSNAVRRKKQSSVHIGLKMVKNGEASAFFSAGNTGAIMGASKLILRTLEGVDRPAIGAVLPTAKNPSILLDVGANVDCKPLHYLQFAIMGSAYAKIVMNVEKPQVGLLSIGEEEMKGNELTKTVFHLLKSCRVIDFKGNVEGKDIYKGTADVIVADGFAGNIALKASESAAWYISKLLKEELKRTVISRIGALIAKRAFTRIKKRSDYTEYGGAPLLGVNGVVIIGHGSSNSNAIKNGIKTAYELASKNVNRDIQENISEAYELLKVDKSDSFWNNIKERIRKIKPED